In one window of Trichoderma breve strain T069 chromosome 7 map unlocalized scaffold00008, whole genome shotgun sequence DNA:
- a CDS encoding eRF1 domain 1 domain-containing protein, with translation MKLVSRHIPKEFEDEQVSLLPEDPEDMWHAYNLIVPGDLVHAHAVRKVVNINPGTGVPAAERVHTNLAIRVKSTFFDPAVSSLRVSGVVAAENDHVAMGAHHTLDIEINRSFTVVKPDGWDSVAKATLAQALSDDKNGAMAAVVMQEGLANICLITQFRTVLKTRVESVVPKKRDTASDQDAGMRRFFDKTLSSLLRAVDFSESRPLLLASPGFVATDFKEYIAKQGRDKSDKVLTAVSRQATIIHANSGHVHSLNEVLKSPEVLAKMKDMNYAKEAQYMDNFFDLLKLDDGRAWYGSRAVEKAIADGAVGPGGGVLLINNSLFRSQDLATRKKYVALVDKVKLDGGEARILSSDHESGQRLKMLGDIAAILNYPMHDLDEDEEEQAAEATPDRRNYEDDIDMLDSVI, from the exons ATGAAGCTCGTTTCGCGACACATTCCCAAAGAGTTTGAGGACGAGCAGGTCTCGCTCCTGCCAGAGGATCCAGAGGACATG TGGCACGCATACAACCTGATAGTCCCTGGCGACCTCGTCCATGCGCATGCCGTGCGAAAAgtcgtcaacatcaacccGGGCACCGGCGTGCCAGCCGCCGAGCGAGTCCACACGAATCTCGCCATACGAGTCAAGTCGACCTTTTTCGATCCCGCCGTCTCCTCCCTCCGCGTCTCTGGTGTTGTCGCCGCCGAAAACGACCATGTGGCCATGGGCGCCCATCACACACTCGATATCGAGATCAACAGATCATTTACCGTGGTCAAGCCCGACGGCTGGGATAGCGTCGCAAAGGCCACTCTTGCGCAAGCTCTATCAGACGACAAGAACGGCGCCATGGCCGCGGTGGTGATGCAAGAAGGCCTCGCCAACATCTGCCTCATCACACAGTTCCGAACCGTCCTCAAGACCCGAGTGGAGAGCGTGGTGCCCAAGAAGCGCGATACGGCCTCGGATCAGGACGCAGGCATGCGAAGATTCTTTGACAAGACATTATCATCATTACTCAGAGCAGTCGACTTTTCCGAGTCAAGACCTCTATTACTGGCGAGCCCCGGCTTCGTTGCGACAGATTTCAAGGAGTACATTGCGAAACAGGGCCGCGACAAGTCAGACAAGGTGCTTACAGCCGTGTCAAGACAAGCGACGATAATACACGCCAACTCGGGACATGTGCACAGCTTAAACGAGGTGCTCAAGAGCCCCGAGGTcctggccaagatgaaggataTGAATTACGCAAAGGAGGCGCAGTACATGGACAACTTTTTCGATCTGCTCAAGCTCGACGATGGACGCGCATGGTACGGCAGCAGAGCCGTAGAAAAGGCCATTGCTGATGGCGCAGTCgggccaggaggaggagtgcTATTAATCAACAACTCTCTCTTCAGAAGTCAAGACCTGGCGACACGAAAAAAGTACGTTGCGCTGGTGGACAAGGTCAAACTGGACGGTGGCGAGGCACGGATATTAAGTAGCGATCACGAAAGCGGACAGCGCCTCAAGATGCTGGGGGACATTGCGGCCATATTGAACTATCCCATGCATGACcttgacgaagacgaggaggaacAGGCAGCAGAGGCGACGCCAGATAGACGGAATTACGAGGACGATATAGACATGTTAGATAGCGTTATCTAG
- a CDS encoding aldo/keto reductase family domain-containing protein, whose protein sequence is MAQKLTLQSVVKLNSGYTIPLLGFGVYRTAADVATEVCKEALRIGYRHIDSASGYYNQGPSAAGIPASGVPREEVFFTTKVPVREKPLGYQNTLDLVDIALQETKLDYLDLVLIHSPYGGVENRKGAWKALVESVEAGKVRSIGISNYGVHHLNELEEYIKELESERGGAGKGGVISVGQWEIHPWLPRDDIVQWCHARNIAVQAYCPIVRGERFGDPKVSAVGKKYGKTEAQVLLRWSLQKGLVPLIKSVTPSRIAENADIYDFELTKDEVKDLTTTEYSPCAWDPTVEPLDR, encoded by the exons ATGGCGCAGAAACTCACGTTGCAGTCGGTTGTCAAGCTCAACTCGGGCTATACCATTCCTCTCCTGGGTTTTGGA GTCTACCGAAC AGCTGCCGATGTTGCTACTGAAGTCTGCAAGGAGGCTTTGAGAATAGGATACAGACAC ATTGACTCTGCTTCCGGATACTACAACCAGGGCCCCTCCGCCGCAGGCATTCCCGCCTCCGGCGTCCCCCGCGAAGAAgtcttcttcaccaccaaaGTCCCCGTGCGCGAGAAGCCCCTCGGATACCAGAATACGCTCGATCTGGTCGACATTGCCCTCCAGGAGACTAAGCTGGACTACCTTGATCTCGTCCTGATTCACTCTCCCTACGGTGGTGTTGAGAACCGAAAGGGCGCTTGGAAGGCCCTCGTCGAGTCTGTTGAGGCAGGCAAGGTTCGCTCCATTGGTATTTCCAACTATGGCGTGCACCACTTGAACGAGCTGGAGGAGTACATCAAGGAACTCGAATCTGAGCGCGGTGGAGCAGGCAAGGGCGGTGTTATTTCCGTCGGTCAGTGGGAGATTCACCCCTGGCTTCCTAGAGACGACATTGTGCAGTGGTGCCACGCGAGGAACATTGCCGTCCAGGCGTACTGCCCGATTGTTCGTGGCGAGCGGTTTGGCGATCCCAAGGTTAGTGCCGTGGGTAAGAAGTACGGCAAGACGGAGGCGCAGGTTTTGCTGCGGTGGAGTTTGCAGAAGGGGCTTGTTCCTCTGATTAAGAGTGTTACGCCTAGCCGTATCGCGGAGAATGCGGATATATATGACTTTGAGTTGACGAAGGATGAGGTTAAGGAtttgacgacgacggagTATAGCCCTTGTGCTTGGGATCCTACTGTTGAGCCTCTGGACAGGTAA
- a CDS encoding ankyrin repeats (3 copies) domain-containing protein — protein sequence MQKLLARDDINVNIRSKKQTALEAALEHGHQDIVKLLFAKNDLDLTKFSVDQSLRRAYKFCHFELVQVLLAWACSKFPSRTPLSWSAEHGQTDVLNVLLLSEDGDTSLIANSKDPGGRTPLSLAAENGHVNTVRILIKKDADANLQDSDGRTPLWQAVENGHEGVVEVLTPDDTTTLLLLTQQGKQAAAIKLMPHEGLRLDQKDGQGRTALHLAALLGHNDIARHLLLLQNAEKIINCKDHTGETPLRLAIRGKHKIIVQELLNHKADSKDIEAKEWREAYNKPEYDTILLSKKREGEQNLDFPATILSREELSKTSTTFTSRL from the coding sequence ATGCAAAAGCTGCTTGCGAGGGACGATATCAATGTGAATATAAGGTCAAAGAAGCAGACAGCTCTGGAGGCCGCTTTAGAACATGGGCACCAGGATATAGTTAAGCTCCTGTTTGCGAAAAATGACCTGGACTTGACAAAATTTTCCGTTGATCAGTCTTTACGTCGGGCTTATAAGTTTTGCCACTTTGAACTCGTGCAAGTTTTACTGGCCTGGGCATGCAGTAAATTCCCTAGTCGAACTCCTTTATCGTGGTCTGCAGAGCATGGTCAAACAGATGTATTGAATGTTTTACTTTTgagcgaggatggcgatACGAGCTTAATAGCAAACTCAAAGGATCCCGGTGGTCGGACACCGCTCTCACTAGCCGCAGAGAATGGCCACGTCAATACTGTGAGAATTCTAATCAAAaaggatgcagatgcaaatcTCCAAGATAGTGATGGCCGGACGCCGCTCTGGCAGGCCGTGGAGAATGGGCATGAGGGTGTTGTAGAGGTACTCACGCCAGACGACACTACCACATTACTTCTCCTGACGCAACAAGGAAAACAAGCCGCTGCGATAAAGTTGATGCCGCACGAAGGTCTCAGACTTGACCAGAAAGATGGACAAGGCCGAACTGCTTTGCATCTGGCGGCGCTGTTGGGGCACAATGACATCGCAAGACATCTTCTATTGCTACAAAACGCCGAGAAAATAATCAACTGCAAAGATCATACTGGAGAAACACCGCTTCGATTAGCCATCAGAGGAAAGCATAAGATCATTGTTCAAGAGTTGCTCAATCATAAAGCAGATTCCAAAGATATCGAGGCGAAGGAGTGGCGTGAGGCATATAACAAACCAGAATACGATACCATTTTGTTgtccaaaaaaagagagggagagcaaAATCTTGATTTTCCCGCAACAATTTTGTCCCGCGAAGAACTATCAAAGACTTCTACTACATTCACAAGTCGACTCTAG